In Terriglobia bacterium, the following are encoded in one genomic region:
- a CDS encoding site-specific integrase: MSKNSKEDNGKRSVRVGPRGDGFIYRQPKSPYWWCSYNLPGRRERIRQSTEKKDEKQAIKFLRDKLKEVHADEIGARKFVGPSAEKLTVKDALDSLEANYKIREKFSPQVKSRFKAIKTSIGLVRLKMLSEDDIDRWIAKLKVTCNRLSRMPEEQSQVHECDEQCRKLSPSTINKYSQILGQALRRMADKIGNPPRITKLEENNVRQGFFEYGEFLDVLQFLPEDLRDYTHFDFLCGWRKGEVSNLQWTMIDYEGRTLRLPAHFSKNRRPKKVPLQGELWEIIQRRRKERSIQMPDGSVFLCPYVFFRRKGRGLPWAWRKIGEFRKTWKRACKLAGVPDKIFHDFRRTAARNLVRAGVSEKVAMMITGHLSTSMFQRYNITSDDDLIDAIEKEAKYIAALAEKDATKREEKAKFGEQKDGGTV, translated from the coding sequence ATGTCAAAGAACTCCAAAGAGGATAACGGAAAGAGGAGCGTCAGGGTCGGACCGAGGGGTGATGGATTCATCTATCGGCAGCCGAAAAGCCCATACTGGTGGTGTTCCTATAATCTGCCAGGAAGGCGGGAGCGCATCCGGCAATCGACCGAGAAGAAAGATGAAAAGCAGGCAATCAAATTTCTTCGGGACAAACTGAAGGAGGTCCATGCGGACGAGATCGGCGCCCGGAAGTTTGTTGGGCCGTCGGCCGAGAAGCTGACGGTCAAGGATGCTCTGGACAGTCTCGAAGCCAACTACAAAATCCGAGAGAAGTTCTCGCCGCAAGTCAAATCGCGCTTCAAGGCAATAAAGACGAGCATCGGCCTCGTCAGGTTGAAAATGCTTTCAGAGGACGACATAGACAGGTGGATCGCGAAGCTGAAAGTGACCTGCAATCGCTTGTCGCGCATGCCGGAAGAGCAGAGCCAGGTGCATGAATGCGACGAGCAGTGCAGGAAGCTTTCGCCGTCCACGATCAACAAATACTCCCAGATCCTCGGTCAGGCCCTAAGGAGGATGGCTGACAAGATAGGTAACCCGCCACGGATAACGAAGCTCGAAGAAAACAACGTGCGGCAGGGTTTCTTTGAGTACGGAGAGTTCCTCGACGTGCTGCAGTTTTTGCCTGAGGACCTCAGAGACTACACGCACTTCGACTTCCTGTGTGGTTGGCGCAAAGGCGAAGTCAGCAACCTCCAGTGGACGATGATCGACTACGAAGGACGGACGCTCAGGCTGCCGGCCCATTTCTCGAAGAATCGGCGGCCGAAGAAGGTGCCGCTTCAAGGGGAACTCTGGGAGATCATCCAGCGCCGGAGGAAGGAGCGTAGTATTCAAATGCCTGATGGATCCGTGTTCCTCTGTCCATACGTTTTCTTCCGGCGGAAGGGCCGAGGACTTCCGTGGGCATGGCGAAAAATCGGAGAGTTCCGCAAAACCTGGAAGCGGGCCTGCAAACTCGCCGGCGTTCCGGACAAGATCTTCCATGATTTCAGGCGCACGGCAGCGAGGAACCTTGTGCGTGCCGGCGTCAGTGAGAAAGTGGCCATGATGATCACAGGCCATCTGTCGACATCGATGTTTCAGCGGTACAACATCACCTCTGACGACGACCTTATCGATGCCATCGAGAAGGAAGCAAAATACATTGCGGCGCTGGCAGAGAAGGATGCGACGAAGCGCGAGGAAAAGGCCAAATTCGGAGAACAGAAGGATGGCGGAACAGTATGA
- a CDS encoding helix-turn-helix domain-containing protein, protein MLKLPLETVPALMAQMAAAQSTLAARLLSAENKAELNDELLDAAQAAEKLGVSKDWLYTRTSTLPFVVRLGRKVRFSLRGIEKYVKELQRG, encoded by the coding sequence TTGCTCAAACTACCGCTGGAAACAGTTCCGGCGCTCATGGCCCAGATGGCAGCCGCGCAGTCCACGCTGGCAGCCAGGCTTCTGAGCGCAGAGAATAAGGCGGAACTCAACGATGAGTTGCTCGATGCTGCCCAGGCCGCTGAGAAACTTGGAGTCTCCAAGGACTGGCTTTATACTCGAACGAGTACTCTGCCGTTTGTTGTGAGACTTGGCCGAAAAGTCCGGTTCTCTCTTCGTGGGATTGAAAAATATGTCAAAGAACTCCAAAGAGGATAA
- a CDS encoding DUF1643 domain-containing protein: protein MKPSTLFCRSTADFSKDRIYRYTLIRQWGETGRTVNFVMLNPSTADEYANDPTVERCQRRAAAWDFDRLIVTNLFALRATDPRALKTVGDPVGPQNDAFLVSCASDADLIICAWGNHGTQAGRSTFVGGMLRRLGKPLHVLRLAKTGQPCHPLYLPYSAQPRTWREHRT, encoded by the coding sequence ATGAAACCCTCAACCCTGTTTTGCCGGTCTACGGCGGATTTCAGTAAGGACAGGATCTACCGATACACGCTGATTCGGCAGTGGGGCGAGACCGGCCGGACCGTGAATTTTGTGATGTTGAATCCAAGCACCGCAGATGAATATGCAAACGATCCGACCGTTGAGCGATGCCAGAGGCGAGCGGCTGCCTGGGATTTTGATCGCCTGATCGTCACGAATCTATTTGCTCTGAGAGCAACCGATCCGCGCGCCCTCAAAACCGTAGGCGATCCTGTCGGTCCGCAGAATGATGCGTTTCTGGTCAGCTGCGCGTCTGATGCAGACCTGATCATCTGTGCCTGGGGCAATCATGGCACTCAAGCCGGCAGGTCAACTTTCGTGGGAGGGATGCTCCGGCGCCTCGGCAAGCCCCTGCACGTTTTGAGGCTGGCCAAAACCGGCCAACCCTGTCATCCGCTGTACCTGCCGTACAGCGCACAACCGCGTACATGGAGAGAACACCGAACCTAA
- a CDS encoding helix-turn-helix domain-containing protein — translation MKTLAEFLDEQVQAGGWGAQVALAEKLNLSSSAISGWKRGKKPGFGDCLRIARAFENDPLIKGDPLVVFEMTDQPESAELYRSFFPSAGHTKTDRDTECVCSKNSQRHTLHTKLEAILDGRLGYAIASNVEALHRLHSMPPANDEPAGHGPYYPGTRVRKRKKQH, via the coding sequence ATGAAGACATTAGCGGAATTTCTAGACGAACAAGTTCAAGCTGGCGGGTGGGGCGCCCAGGTAGCCCTGGCAGAAAAACTCAACCTTTCGTCCTCGGCGATCAGCGGCTGGAAACGAGGCAAGAAACCCGGATTTGGCGATTGCCTTCGCATTGCCCGCGCCTTCGAGAATGATCCCTTGATCAAGGGCGATCCTCTCGTTGTGTTTGAGATGACCGACCAGCCGGAATCTGCAGAACTCTACCGCAGTTTCTTTCCTTCAGCCGGGCACACGAAGACCGATCGGGATACAGAATGCGTTTGCAGCAAGAACAGCCAGCGCCACACCCTGCATACCAAGTTGGAAGCGATTCTGGACGGCCGGCTTGGCTACGCCATTGCGTCCAATGTTGAGGCCCTCCACAGACTACATTCCATGCCACCCGCGAATGATGAGCCCGCGGGTCACGGTCCCTATTACCCGGGAACTAGAGTCCGAAAACGAAAAAAGCAGCACTAA
- a CDS encoding ATP-binding protein, with the protein MWILRYVEEHLRRSARTRPVLVLTGARQTGKTSTLRRLFPDYGFISLELPTEAEQAEKEPEAFLARHPAPGIIDEVQYAPALFRHLKIAVAQNRNRHGQFLLASSQKFTLMKGVSESLAGRADVVEMETLSLAEILRAQPGIGQETALAVRGGFPELHANSEIDPVAFYNSYLATYLERDVRSLSNVTSLRDFERFLRACALRSANLLNKADLARDVGIAPSTANLWLSALEASGQVVLLEPWFSSHAKSLVKRPKLYLADTGLLCALLNIRSAKALAQSPWAGLVWETFVFAQLRHRERRAGRFGSLFFWRDRTREVDFVIETNGRLELFEAKWTELPAQSDTVNLVFMRDAIGKAHVAEASIVCRAPNSYPVSHGFKALPIMELN; encoded by the coding sequence ATGTGGATCTTGAGGTACGTGGAAGAGCATCTGCGCCGGTCGGCACGAACACGCCCGGTCCTGGTTCTCACCGGCGCACGCCAGACCGGAAAGACCTCGACCCTTCGGCGGCTTTTCCCGGATTACGGCTTTATCTCGCTCGAATTGCCGACTGAGGCTGAGCAAGCCGAAAAGGAACCGGAGGCGTTCTTAGCCAGACATCCCGCGCCCGGGATCATTGACGAGGTACAGTATGCCCCGGCTTTATTCCGTCACCTCAAAATAGCCGTGGCGCAGAACCGGAACCGTCACGGACAATTCCTTCTTGCGAGTTCGCAAAAGTTCACGCTTATGAAAGGCGTGTCTGAATCACTTGCCGGGCGCGCGGACGTGGTCGAGATGGAGACACTGTCTCTGGCTGAAATCCTGCGGGCACAACCGGGAATCGGGCAGGAAACCGCCCTTGCCGTACGCGGCGGCTTCCCGGAATTGCACGCCAACTCGGAAATCGACCCGGTCGCCTTTTACAATTCCTATTTGGCCACGTACCTGGAGCGCGATGTGCGATCGCTCTCGAACGTAACCAGTCTCCGCGACTTCGAACGCTTTTTGCGCGCTTGCGCCTTGCGTTCCGCCAATCTGCTCAACAAGGCCGATCTGGCGCGTGACGTTGGAATTGCGCCCTCCACTGCCAATCTGTGGCTGTCCGCGCTCGAGGCATCTGGACAGGTGGTACTGCTGGAACCGTGGTTTTCAAGCCACGCCAAGTCGCTTGTAAAGCGCCCGAAGCTCTACCTAGCAGACACGGGTCTCCTCTGCGCACTGCTAAACATCCGCTCGGCGAAAGCCCTGGCACAGTCACCGTGGGCCGGCCTGGTATGGGAGACGTTTGTTTTTGCGCAGTTGCGGCATCGAGAACGCCGCGCCGGGCGTTTCGGCAGCCTGTTCTTCTGGCGCGATCGCACGCGCGAGGTAGACTTCGTCATCGAAACCAACGGCCGCCTGGAACTTTTCGAGGCAAAATGGACCGAGCTGCCTGCTCAATCCGACACCGTGAACCTTGTTTTCATGCGTGATGCCATAGGCAAGGCGCATGTAGCGGAGGCATCCATTGTCTGTCGCGCGCCGAATAGCTATCCCGTCTCCCATGGATTCAAGGCACTACCCATTATGGAACTCAACTAG
- a CDS encoding PadR family transcriptional regulator, with amino-acid sequence MPKKGTPPIQGEMLQGTLDLLVLQTLVMGPAHGHTIAYAIEHRSENVLQVEHGSLYPALHRLEDRGWIASFWGTSENNRKARYYRLTPAGHKQLAEQTSRWDQLVQAINRILRPATE; translated from the coding sequence ATGCCAAAGAAGGGAACACCCCCGATACAGGGGGAAATGCTGCAAGGCACTCTGGATCTCTTAGTGCTGCAAACGCTCGTGATGGGTCCGGCTCACGGCCACACCATTGCCTATGCAATCGAGCATCGATCGGAGAACGTGCTTCAGGTCGAGCACGGATCACTTTATCCAGCACTGCACCGCCTGGAGGACCGGGGATGGATCGCCTCTTTCTGGGGTACGTCAGAAAACAACCGCAAGGCTAGGTACTACCGGCTAACGCCTGCGGGCCATAAACAACTGGCGGAACAAACCAGTCGCTGGGATCAGTTGGTGCAGGCCATCAATCGGATTCTCCGGCCGGCCACGGAGTAG
- a CDS encoding ABC transporter permease, whose translation MGWSRFFRRSFWDDERAREIQSYIEIETDENIARGMHPHEARCAACRKFGNPVFIREEIFRMNTIGFIEMLWQDMRHAFRSLCRNRGFATTAVLTLALGIGANTTVFSVVDAAWFRPLPYGDPNRLVTIAWVAARGSAEQVTFVGGESLQEMEDWRAQKQIFAAVEPYSMPRVSVGPSGLPDPIAVVWISTGMLDLLGAKPKLGRGFLPEEGQAGRDQVALLSYGYWTREFGADPAVLGKTIVLDNHHCTVIGIMPEAFQFGSKPNAWVPWTPKSGGDLSFIGRLRPGLGIEQAEREAALVSDRIGYDGRVSWARMTPEFRSFGERMSARYNKETRTALLIMMGSVGFVLLIACANVANLMLSRGATLRHEIAIRAAIGATRGRLVCHFLIESMVISAVGALAALLLAWWMTHLIPALLPAGLRRFFQVYEVALSARVFAFTAAVTVLVCILSGLTPALRAAHGGVIAGLTGTNRVAGVTRATRRLHAAFQILQVSLALVLLCGGGLLANSFVRIVSAGNGFDTNNLCLVRISLPSDYLKGADLQAFYDQLPALVKKIQGVLAATISGGTPATTPGFGSGRLFPEESGGAGPEPRGGDLFYVRPDFFSTLRLPLIAGRSIGPVDGPSSPPVAIIDQRTAEYLWPGQSAVGRRYRTSSRAPWVTVVGVAAPVKTSSFTDPKAGQIYKPLSQSGSALGNCLVIRTAGNPGPVMSQVRAMAAALDPKATIRTAATFEELYAAMDARNAATPRFYLILMMIFAGVALATAAVGIYGVLSYSVAQRTAEIGVRMALGATTRDIRRLVTRTMLAPVCIGAGTGVIASFWLTRFLQSLLYQISPHDPVTIISVVGFLLFVALVAGWLPTRRASRVDPMTALRVE comes from the coding sequence ATGGGTTGGAGTCGCTTTTTCCGACGTAGTTTTTGGGACGACGAACGCGCGAGAGAGATCCAATCGTACATTGAAATCGAAACCGACGAGAACATCGCCAGGGGTATGCATCCGCACGAGGCTCGGTGCGCTGCATGCCGAAAATTCGGAAACCCGGTTTTTATCCGTGAGGAGATCTTTCGCATGAACACAATCGGGTTCATCGAAATGCTTTGGCAGGACATGCGTCATGCCTTCCGCTCCTTGTGCCGAAACCGCGGTTTTGCCACGACCGCAGTCCTGACGCTGGCTCTCGGCATCGGCGCCAACACTACCGTGTTCAGCGTCGTGGATGCGGCATGGTTCCGGCCCTTGCCCTACGGGGATCCGAACCGGCTGGTCACAATAGCCTGGGTGGCGGCACGCGGTTCGGCAGAGCAGGTGACCTTCGTCGGGGGCGAGTCGCTGCAGGAAATGGAAGACTGGCGCGCGCAGAAGCAAATCTTCGCTGCCGTCGAGCCATATTCCATGCCCCGGGTGTCTGTGGGGCCTTCGGGACTGCCGGATCCGATTGCGGTGGTATGGATCTCGACCGGCATGCTGGATCTCCTGGGGGCGAAGCCGAAGCTGGGACGCGGTTTCCTACCGGAAGAAGGGCAGGCGGGCAGAGATCAGGTCGCACTGCTCAGTTACGGTTACTGGACACGTGAGTTCGGAGCCGACCCTGCAGTTTTGGGAAAGACGATTGTGCTCGACAATCATCACTGCACGGTGATCGGCATTATGCCTGAGGCATTCCAGTTCGGCTCGAAGCCGAATGCGTGGGTGCCCTGGACGCCGAAGTCCGGCGGCGACCTGTCCTTCATCGGGCGTCTTCGTCCCGGACTCGGCATTGAACAGGCCGAGCGCGAAGCTGCGCTGGTTTCGGATCGGATTGGCTACGACGGGCGAGTGTCTTGGGCAAGAATGACGCCCGAATTCCGATCGTTTGGCGAGCGCATGAGCGCGCGGTACAACAAGGAGACCCGGACGGCACTGCTCATCATGATGGGCTCCGTCGGCTTCGTGCTGTTGATCGCCTGCGCCAATGTCGCCAACTTGATGCTGTCCCGCGGCGCCACGCTCCGGCACGAAATTGCGATACGCGCTGCCATTGGTGCAACCCGGGGCCGCCTCGTGTGCCATTTCCTGATCGAGAGCATGGTCATTTCGGCAGTCGGCGCGCTGGCGGCCCTTCTCCTGGCCTGGTGGATGACCCACCTCATTCCCGCGCTTCTGCCCGCGGGCTTGCGCCGCTTTTTCCAGGTGTACGAGGTGGCGTTGAGCGCGCGCGTGTTTGCATTCACGGCCGCTGTGACGGTGCTGGTGTGTATCCTGAGCGGCCTTACTCCTGCCTTACGGGCCGCTCACGGCGGCGTTATCGCAGGACTGACAGGAACGAATCGCGTTGCGGGTGTTACCCGCGCCACCCGGAGGCTCCATGCTGCATTCCAGATCCTACAGGTGAGCCTTGCACTGGTTCTGCTTTGCGGTGGAGGCCTCCTAGCCAACAGCTTCGTGCGCATTGTGTCCGCGGGAAACGGCTTCGACACAAACAACCTGTGCCTGGTAAGGATTTCTCTGCCTTCGGATTATCTCAAGGGGGCTGATCTACAGGCGTTCTACGATCAACTCCCAGCGCTCGTAAAAAAAATCCAGGGAGTGTTGGCTGCCACTATCTCAGGCGGCACCCCCGCCACAACGCCAGGATTCGGCAGCGGCAGGCTGTTTCCTGAGGAATCTGGGGGCGCCGGACCCGAACCTCGGGGCGGTGATCTCTTTTATGTCAGGCCGGATTTCTTTTCCACCCTCCGGCTCCCTCTGATCGCCGGCCGCAGCATTGGCCCTGTGGACGGCCCCTCATCTCCGCCGGTGGCAATCATAGATCAACGTACCGCCGAATATCTTTGGCCGGGGCAAAGCGCGGTGGGCCGACGCTACCGTACCAGCTCGCGAGCGCCATGGGTAACCGTCGTCGGCGTTGCCGCACCGGTGAAGACGTCCTCATTTACCGATCCAAAGGCCGGCCAGATCTATAAGCCGCTCTCCCAGAGCGGATCCGCGCTCGGCAATTGCCTAGTCATCCGCACGGCAGGAAACCCGGGACCGGTGATGTCCCAGGTGCGTGCGATGGCTGCCGCACTTGATCCAAAGGCCACGATTAGGACTGCGGCCACTTTTGAGGAGCTCTACGCGGCCATGGATGCAAGAAACGCTGCCACCCCGCGCTTTTACCTGATCCTCATGATGATCTTCGCAGGAGTGGCATTGGCAACCGCAGCCGTAGGCATCTACGGCGTACTCTCCTATTCGGTGGCCCAGCGCACCGCTGAGATCGGCGTTCGCATGGCCCTTGGGGCGACGACGCGCGACATCCGCCGCCTGGTGACACGCACGATGCTGGCGCCCGTATGTATAGGCGCGGGCACAGGAGTCATCGCATCCTTCTGGCTCACCCGATTCCTTCAGTCATTGCTTTACCAAATCTCACCCCATGATCCAGTCACGATCATCTCGGTGGTTGGTTTCCTGCTGTTTGTGGCTCTGGTGGCCGGCTGGCTGCCAACGCGGCGCGCCAGCCGCGTCGATCCCATGACCGCGTTGCGGGTCGAGTGA
- a CDS encoding XRE family transcriptional regulator, with translation MIGKRLKLARAAAGLSLRQLAVKIENRVSAQQIGKYERDEDVPSSGVLVALSHALGVSLDYLVGDQEMVLESVEFRKKQITSKKEQAQIQAQALHLMERYLAVEEILGLPSAEWDKPRGAPFPVRQIAEADSAAQYLREHWNLGIDPIPNLVELLEEHGIKVLIVQSEENIDGLAARVRRSRGEPVPIILIRHGVHGERQRFNLAHELGHMLMEVQADEKFREKAAHRFAGALLMPAEAVWSNVGRHRSSIGWSELFALKRLFGASVQAITYRCADLGIFPQPLSRKLFRDFSRLGYRTAPRYEPNQLPEEEPGRFDRLCYRALAEGAISEPKTAELLNITVRELNRRMEEPAAAGRQ, from the coding sequence ATGATCGGTAAACGACTTAAGCTCGCTCGGGCCGCTGCCGGTCTCTCCCTACGACAGCTCGCGGTCAAAATTGAAAACCGTGTCTCGGCCCAGCAGATCGGCAAGTATGAAAGGGACGAGGATGTACCCAGCTCCGGGGTACTCGTGGCTCTGAGCCATGCCCTGGGTGTGTCCCTCGACTACCTAGTCGGTGACCAGGAGATGGTTCTGGAGAGCGTGGAGTTCCGCAAGAAACAAATTACGAGCAAGAAGGAACAGGCCCAAATCCAGGCTCAGGCACTCCATCTGATGGAACGCTACCTGGCGGTGGAGGAAATCCTAGGGCTACCGAGTGCCGAATGGGACAAGCCCAGGGGGGCGCCGTTCCCCGTGCGCCAGATCGCAGAGGCCGACAGCGCTGCACAGTATTTGCGCGAGCACTGGAATCTCGGAATAGATCCGATTCCCAATCTCGTGGAGCTTCTTGAAGAGCACGGCATCAAGGTTCTGATCGTTCAGTCAGAAGAGAATATTGATGGGCTGGCCGCGCGGGTCCGCCGTTCACGCGGCGAACCGGTCCCCATCATCCTGATTCGCCACGGTGTCCATGGCGAACGGCAGCGTTTCAACCTTGCCCATGAACTGGGACATATGCTCATGGAGGTACAAGCAGACGAAAAATTCCGCGAGAAGGCCGCCCATCGCTTCGCTGGCGCCTTATTGATGCCGGCCGAGGCGGTGTGGTCCAACGTAGGCAGACATCGGAGTTCGATCGGCTGGAGTGAACTGTTCGCTTTGAAACGGTTATTCGGTGCGAGCGTTCAGGCGATCACGTACCGCTGCGCCGATCTGGGGATATTTCCTCAACCATTGTCCCGAAAGTTGTTCCGTGATTTTTCTCGTCTGGGATATCGTACCGCCCCGAGGTACGAGCCGAACCAACTACCCGAGGAGGAACCGGGGCGTTTTGATCGCCTTTGCTATCGGGCGCTCGCCGAAGGCGCTATCTCTGAACCAAAGACGGCTGAGTTGCTGAATATTACGGTGCGTGAACTTAATCGCCGCATGGAGGAACCTGCAGCGGCTGGTCGCCAATGA
- a CDS encoding fibronectin type III domain-containing protein: MILLMCLAPRQLVAADVTLAWDPNSETDLAGYKVYYGTSPGTYGAPISMGKRTTFTVNGLSPGTYYFAVTAYNTSGLESGFSNEVSTTVTAPSRCDLNLDGAVDIMDLQALINAILGAKPLPVGVSGDMNGDGETNVLDVQVLVSVILGITGCK; the protein is encoded by the coding sequence TTGATTCTTTTGATGTGCCTGGCCCCAAGGCAGCTCGTGGCAGCGGATGTGACCCTGGCGTGGGATCCAAATAGCGAAACCGATTTGGCCGGCTACAAGGTTTATTACGGCACGTCGCCGGGGACATACGGCGCGCCGATCTCCATGGGAAAGCGGACCACCTTCACCGTGAACGGCCTTTCACCGGGCACCTACTATTTCGCGGTGACGGCCTACAACACATCCGGCCTGGAGAGCGGCTTTTCGAATGAGGTTTCTACGACTGTCACGGCGCCCTCGAGGTGCGATCTGAACCTTGATGGTGCAGTGGACATAATGGACCTGCAGGCACTCATCAATGCGATCCTGGGCGCGAAGCCGCTTCCCGTAGGGGTGAGCGGCGACATGAACGGAGATGGCGAAACCAACGTGCTCGACGTGCAGGTCTTGGTTTCTGTGATCCTCGGGATCACGGGGTGTAAATAA